The following proteins come from a genomic window of Candidatus Obscuribacter sp.:
- a CDS encoding histidinol-phosphate transaminase, whose translation MSQQLAIVSDPKNTVPFNPGVQRDVPKRLVPPHVEALKPYQPGRPPEQLKKELGIERFVNMASNENPLGPPPSALAAMQAMLPEINRYPDLCGTHLREALAERFATKVDNIALGSGSESTMANIIRAFLHDDDEVLTSQGTFIGLYVLVNAQGIKLNTVPLKNYHFDLDAIADAVTDKTKIIYLCNPNNPTGTIFTRAEFENFIRKVPEHVLVILDEAYYEFAAHNPEYPDSMRYRLDNVLTLRTFAKAYGMAGVRLGYGLGHEYLIDYVNRIKLPFEPNILAQAGGLAALQDDEYLGNTLENNEEGMAFLTSEFDKLGLQRVPSHANFIMIEMGAQDKVARIHEGLLRHGIAIRPLTAFGLPTCWRVSIGLPEENEMLIKALKNIL comes from the coding sequence ATGTCACAACAGCTTGCCATAGTGTCTGATCCCAAAAATACAGTTCCATTCAATCCTGGCGTCCAGAGAGACGTGCCCAAAAGGCTCGTACCCCCTCACGTCGAAGCTTTGAAGCCATACCAACCAGGTCGCCCGCCCGAGCAACTCAAAAAAGAGCTGGGCATTGAGCGCTTCGTTAACATGGCCTCCAACGAAAATCCTCTCGGTCCCCCGCCATCAGCCCTGGCAGCGATGCAAGCGATGCTCCCCGAGATCAACCGTTATCCTGACCTATGCGGTACCCATCTGAGAGAGGCCCTGGCTGAGCGCTTTGCTACCAAGGTCGACAATATCGCTCTGGGTAGTGGATCTGAGTCCACCATGGCCAACATCATCAGAGCCTTTTTGCACGATGACGACGAAGTATTAACCTCGCAAGGTACCTTTATAGGTCTCTATGTACTGGTCAACGCTCAGGGCATCAAGCTCAACACAGTACCGCTCAAAAACTATCACTTTGATCTCGATGCTATCGCTGACGCTGTCACCGACAAAACCAAGATCATCTACCTATGCAATCCCAACAATCCTACAGGGACCATATTTACCCGGGCAGAATTCGAAAACTTTATCCGCAAGGTGCCAGAGCATGTGCTTGTCATCCTGGACGAAGCCTATTACGAATTTGCCGCCCACAACCCTGAGTATCCTGACTCTATGCGTTATCGTCTCGATAACGTCCTGACCCTGCGTACCTTTGCCAAAGCTTACGGTATGGCCGGAGTTAGACTGGGTTATGGACTGGGTCACGAGTATTTGATTGACTATGTCAATCGCATCAAGCTGCCCTTTGAGCCCAATATCCTGGCTCAAGCCGGTGGTCTGGCTGCTTTACAAGACGACGAATACCTGGGCAACACCCTCGAAAACAACGAAGAAGGTATGGCCTTCCTTACCTCCGAGTTTGATAAACTTGGCTTGCAGAGAGTGCCTTCACACGCCAACTTCATCATGATTGAGATGGGCGCCCAGGATAAAGTAGCCCGTATCCACGAAGGACTACTCAGACACGGTATCGCTATCCGTCCTCTGACTGCCTTTGGTCTACCTACTTGCTGGAGAGTCTCAATTGGCTTGCCAGAAGAAAACGAGATGTTGATCAAAGCACTCAAAAACATCCTCTAG